A genome region from Hymenobacter tibetensis includes the following:
- a CDS encoding NADP-dependent isocitrate dehydrogenase has protein sequence MAKIKVANPVVELDGDEMTRIIWKFIKDKLIVPYLDLDIKYYDLGIEYRDETNDQVTVDAANAIKQYGVGIKCATITPDEDRVTEFNLKQMWKSPNGTIRNILDGTVFREPIVMSNVPRLVPNWTAPICIGRHAFGDQYRATDFLTKGKGKLTITFTPEDGGETQSFEVFNFKSDGVALAMYNTDESIRGFAHACFNQALMKGWPLYLSTKNTILKKYDGRFKDIFQEIYEQDYQAKFTAAGITYEHRLIDDMVASALKWNGNFVWACKNYDGDVQSDTVAQGFGSLGLMTSTLVTPDGTVMEAEAAHGTVTRHYRDHQKGKPTSTNPIASIFAWTRGLEFRGKLDNNQELIDFCHALEAVCVETVESGKMTKDLAVCIHGNKVQHGQDYLYTEEFLEALDENLKIKLGK, from the coding sequence ATGGCAAAAATTAAAGTAGCAAACCCGGTAGTGGAGCTCGATGGCGACGAAATGACGCGCATCATCTGGAAGTTCATCAAAGACAAATTGATTGTTCCGTATCTGGACTTAGATATCAAGTACTATGACTTGGGAATCGAGTACCGTGACGAAACCAACGACCAGGTAACTGTTGATGCCGCCAACGCCATCAAGCAATACGGTGTGGGTATCAAATGCGCCACCATCACGCCGGACGAGGACCGTGTGACGGAATTCAACCTCAAGCAGATGTGGAAGTCGCCCAACGGCACCATCCGCAACATTCTGGACGGTACCGTTTTCCGGGAGCCCATTGTGATGAGCAACGTGCCCCGCTTGGTGCCCAACTGGACCGCTCCTATCTGCATTGGCCGCCACGCCTTCGGCGACCAGTACCGCGCCACCGACTTCTTAACCAAAGGCAAAGGCAAGCTAACCATCACCTTCACGCCGGAAGATGGCGGCGAAACCCAGTCGTTTGAAGTGTTCAACTTCAAGAGCGACGGGGTGGCACTGGCCATGTACAACACCGACGAGTCGATTCGGGGATTTGCCCACGCCTGCTTCAACCAGGCCCTGATGAAGGGCTGGCCGTTGTACCTGTCCACTAAGAACACCATCCTTAAGAAGTACGATGGCCGGTTCAAGGACATCTTCCAGGAGATTTACGAGCAAGACTACCAAGCCAAGTTCACAGCGGCCGGCATCACCTACGAGCACCGTCTGATCGACGACATGGTGGCCTCTGCTCTGAAATGGAACGGCAACTTCGTGTGGGCCTGCAAAAACTACGACGGCGACGTGCAGAGCGACACGGTAGCCCAAGGCTTCGGGTCGTTGGGCTTGATGACGTCCACGCTGGTGACGCCGGACGGCACCGTAATGGAAGCGGAAGCCGCCCACGGTACCGTGACGCGCCACTACCGCGACCACCAGAAAGGCAAGCCTACATCCACCAACCCTATTGCGTCCATCTTTGCCTGGACGCGCGGCTTGGAGTTCCGCGGTAAGTTGGACAACAACCAAGAGCTGATCGACTTCTGCCACGCCTTGGAGGCAGTGTGCGTGGAAACCGTAGAAAGCGGCAAAATGACCAAGGACTTGGCCGTTTGCATCCACGGCAACAAGGTGCAGCACGGCCAAGACTACCTCTACACCGAGGAGTTCCTGGAGGCGCTAGACGAAAACCTGAAGATCAAGCTAGGTAAATAA
- a CDS encoding PspA/IM30 family protein — protein sequence MNLFNRIFKIGQAEAHSAVNQLEDPIKMTEQGLRDLRQDLDKALHALAEVKALAIRARNEVEVERSRALDYENKAVLLLQKAHRQEMDAAEADRLATEALLKKTQHEAQGSRAAQDQQKFEASAAQLDQNVQQLKSTISQWDNELRTLKARVTVSTATKTINQQLAQLDSSGTVALLERMKEKVATEEALAESYGQIAQENRTIDQEIDKALGSTQSGQASQDLKALKAKLGLE from the coding sequence ATGAACTTATTTAACCGCATCTTCAAAATCGGACAGGCCGAAGCCCACTCTGCCGTCAACCAGCTCGAAGACCCTATCAAAATGACCGAGCAGGGGCTGCGCGACCTACGCCAGGACCTCGACAAGGCCTTGCACGCGCTAGCTGAAGTGAAAGCCCTGGCTATCCGGGCCCGCAACGAGGTGGAGGTAGAACGCAGCCGCGCCCTCGACTACGAAAACAAAGCAGTACTTCTGCTCCAAAAAGCTCACCGGCAGGAAATGGATGCCGCCGAAGCCGACCGCCTAGCCACGGAAGCGTTGCTCAAGAAAACGCAGCACGAAGCGCAAGGCTCCCGCGCCGCGCAAGACCAGCAGAAGTTTGAGGCTTCCGCTGCACAGCTCGACCAAAACGTGCAACAGCTCAAGAGCACCATCAGCCAATGGGACAACGAGCTCAGAACCCTCAAAGCCCGCGTGACGGTAAGCACGGCCACCAAAACCATCAACCAGCAACTAGCCCAACTCGATTCGTCGGGAACGGTGGCGTTGCTGGAGCGTATGAAGGAGAAAGTAGCCACCGAAGAAGCCCTAGCCGAATCGTACGGCCAGATTGCCCAAGAAAACCGCACTATTGATCAGGAAATCGATAAAGCCTTGGGTTCCACGCAGTCTGGCCAAGCCAGCCAGGACCTGAAAGCCTTGAAGGCAAAGCTCGGACTCGAATAA
- a CDS encoding OB-fold-containig protein gives MTELLHAAVSPPNLLPTALLVFVLLYWLTVIVGLLDFKTLDISTDHDFDGTHSAHVSADHGGIGVSWLNNALAFFNLGRVPLMVFLSFVALPLWVASILLNYYLGNEALLPGLLLLVPLFISSLLLAKVLTLPFVHLFAALEKSHDSGAQPLGKVCLVLLPTSHERLGQASVRLLNGAPLVLNVRAASITSELRKGDSALVIDYDKERRCYLIEPYDAV, from the coding sequence ATGACTGAGCTGCTGCATGCGGCCGTTTCGCCGCCCAACCTATTGCCCACCGCGCTGCTGGTGTTTGTGCTCCTGTATTGGCTGACCGTAATTGTTGGTTTGCTGGATTTTAAGACCCTTGATATCTCCACCGACCACGATTTCGACGGCACTCACAGCGCCCACGTATCGGCCGACCACGGGGGAATTGGTGTAAGTTGGCTGAACAACGCACTGGCTTTCTTCAACTTAGGGCGCGTACCGCTGATGGTGTTTTTGAGCTTTGTGGCCTTGCCGCTGTGGGTGGCGAGCATCCTACTCAACTACTACCTCGGCAATGAGGCCTTGCTGCCGGGGTTGCTACTGCTGGTGCCGCTGTTCATCAGCAGCTTGCTACTAGCCAAGGTGCTCACGCTGCCTTTCGTGCATCTGTTTGCCGCCCTCGAGAAAAGCCACGACAGCGGTGCGCAGCCCCTCGGCAAAGTCTGCCTAGTACTGCTGCCTACCAGCCACGAGCGGCTCGGTCAAGCCAGCGTCCGGTTGCTCAATGGAGCGCCGCTGGTACTTAACGTTCGCGCCGCTTCCATCACCTCCGAGCTGCGCAAAGGCGACTCCGCCCTAGTAATCGACTATGACAAGGAGCGCCGCTGCTACCTGATTGAGCCCTACGACGCAGTGTAA
- a CDS encoding CesT family type III secretion system chaperone has translation MVNSYFFKIQTYLLELGFDIHHLDEANNLLVVSKPELGIEHLVLGCGEPLLIMEQYLLDLPGPNCDVYQRLLQKNRDIIHGAFVLDESGRKVIFRDTLQLEHLDRPELEAVFNSLALLLSEFSDELIAFSKGQ, from the coding sequence ATGGTCAACTCTTACTTCTTTAAAATCCAGACTTACTTGTTGGAGCTTGGCTTCGACATTCACCATCTGGACGAGGCCAACAACCTGCTGGTGGTAAGTAAGCCGGAGTTGGGTATCGAGCATCTGGTGCTTGGCTGTGGCGAGCCGCTGCTGATTATGGAGCAATATCTGCTCGACCTGCCCGGCCCGAACTGCGACGTGTACCAGCGGCTACTTCAGAAAAACCGCGACATCATTCACGGCGCCTTCGTGCTCGACGAGTCGGGCCGCAAGGTCATCTTTCGCGACACCCTCCAACTAGAGCATCTCGACCGGCCGGAACTGGAGGCTGTGTTCAATTCCCTGGCACTCTTGCTGAGCGAGTTCAGCGACGAGTTGATTGCGTTTTCGAAAGGACAGTAA
- a CDS encoding DUF3592 domain-containing protein, which yields MQAPDSSNPPTPTRQVVSIVLGLAFCVAVFAGVIYFVKAERAEKRALILKNPGYVTGIITRVRTYKGRRVSVQYTVGGADYSLRTRVTRSFLRTHAKGDTTAVIYSRSDPSSAILKATLRPSTK from the coding sequence ATGCAAGCACCCGATTCTAGCAATCCGCCAACTCCGACTCGGCAGGTAGTCAGTATTGTCCTTGGGCTGGCTTTCTGCGTTGCGGTCTTTGCGGGCGTCATCTACTTCGTCAAAGCGGAGAGGGCCGAAAAGCGGGCGTTAATTCTGAAAAACCCGGGGTATGTCACGGGCATCATTACCCGGGTGAGAACCTACAAGGGCCGGCGCGTATCGGTGCAATATACCGTTGGTGGAGCAGATTATTCCCTTAGAACCAGGGTGACCAGAAGCTTCCTACGTACCCACGCCAAAGGCGATACTACCGCTGTCATCTATTCTAGATCCGATCCGTCCAGTGCTATCCTGAAGGCCACATTGCGGCCCTCAACCAAGTAA
- a CDS encoding flotillin family protein: MLEQLSLAVIVIVALLLLGLIAIVVKMYQKAVQGEAMVRTGLGDTKVSFSGIFVVPVLHKLEVMDITLKNMVISRAGSEGLVCKDNLRADVKVNFFVRVNKTHDDVVQVAQSIGCRRASDPMALENLFDAKFSEALKTVGKQFDFIELYNSREQFKQEILRIIGTDLNGYVLDDCAIDYLEQTPLSSLNQDNILDAEGIKKIVALTSEQKIQANSIAREMQKTIKKQDVEAQETILQLDKQLIENQEKQKREIANIKARELAETEKVQQEEKLKSEKARIATEEEVGIAQQNRDRQVLVAERNKQRTDAVETERVAQAKALEANERERIVALAQIEKEKALEEEKKNIQTIIRERIVVEKATVQEEEKIKDTRAQAQADREKLVAVTAAKQQAEAATVALVGNADMERQAAEFRAKQALIDAEAEKAAAEFKGQAIRTLAEAEASKATAVGLAEAQVMQAKATARQKEGETEANVLQLTASAEAQAIQAKAGAQAEADEKLGLVAAKVNREKGLADADIIQARADADQKKGLAEAAVSEQKFAVEAKGIEAKADAMKKLDGVGKDHEEFKLRLDKEKSVELAQISIQKDIAASQADVIGEALKAAKIDIVGGETMFFDQIIGSITKGKMVDRAVHNSEVLGTVKDAFFSLDGGGDFKSNLRRFIDQFGLSSEDMKNLSVSALLLKLMNKAGDDATRNTITQLASTAQALGIGDKPVKMLELK, from the coding sequence ATGTTAGAACAACTATCCCTGGCGGTGATTGTCATTGTCGCCCTGCTGCTGCTTGGCTTGATTGCCATTGTGGTGAAAATGTACCAGAAAGCTGTGCAAGGTGAGGCGATGGTACGCACCGGCCTTGGCGATACCAAGGTGTCGTTTAGCGGCATCTTCGTGGTACCGGTGCTGCATAAGCTGGAGGTGATGGACATCACCCTCAAAAACATGGTTATTTCGCGGGCTGGCTCCGAAGGCCTCGTTTGCAAAGACAACCTGCGGGCCGACGTGAAAGTGAACTTCTTCGTGCGCGTCAACAAAACCCACGACGACGTGGTGCAAGTAGCGCAGAGTATTGGTTGCCGCCGCGCCTCCGACCCGATGGCGCTGGAAAACCTCTTCGACGCCAAGTTCTCGGAAGCCCTGAAAACGGTGGGCAAGCAGTTCGACTTTATCGAGCTCTACAACTCGCGTGAGCAGTTCAAACAGGAAATCCTGCGCATCATCGGCACCGACCTCAACGGCTACGTCCTCGACGACTGCGCCATTGACTACTTAGAGCAAACCCCGCTGTCCTCACTCAACCAAGACAACATCCTGGACGCCGAGGGTATTAAGAAGATTGTGGCCCTGACCTCGGAGCAGAAGATTCAGGCCAACTCTATTGCCCGCGAGATGCAAAAAACCATCAAGAAGCAGGACGTGGAAGCCCAAGAAACCATCCTGCAACTCGATAAGCAGTTGATTGAGAACCAGGAAAAGCAGAAGCGCGAAATAGCCAATATCAAAGCCCGCGAACTGGCCGAAACCGAGAAAGTACAGCAAGAAGAAAAGCTGAAGTCGGAAAAGGCCCGCATTGCCACCGAAGAAGAAGTAGGCATCGCGCAGCAGAACCGCGACCGGCAGGTGCTGGTAGCCGAGCGCAACAAACAGCGCACCGACGCCGTGGAAACCGAGCGAGTAGCCCAAGCCAAAGCGTTGGAAGCCAACGAGCGGGAACGGATTGTAGCCTTAGCTCAAATCGAAAAAGAGAAGGCGTTGGAAGAAGAAAAGAAGAACATTCAAACTATTATTCGTGAGCGGATAGTAGTGGAAAAAGCCACCGTTCAAGAGGAAGAGAAAATCAAAGACACCCGCGCCCAAGCCCAAGCCGACCGTGAAAAACTGGTAGCTGTTACGGCCGCCAAGCAGCAAGCCGAAGCCGCTACCGTGGCCCTTGTGGGCAACGCTGACATGGAGCGCCAGGCCGCCGAGTTCCGCGCCAAGCAGGCCCTCATTGATGCCGAAGCCGAGAAAGCCGCCGCTGAGTTCAAGGGCCAAGCCATCCGCACACTGGCTGAAGCCGAAGCCAGCAAAGCCACGGCCGTTGGCTTAGCTGAAGCGCAGGTGATGCAAGCCAAAGCCACCGCTCGCCAGAAAGAAGGTGAAACCGAAGCCAACGTACTCCAACTCACTGCCTCCGCCGAAGCCCAAGCCATCCAGGCCAAAGCCGGCGCCCAAGCCGAAGCCGACGAGAAGCTTGGCTTGGTAGCGGCCAAAGTGAACCGCGAAAAAGGCCTCGCCGACGCCGACATCATCCAGGCCCGCGCCGATGCCGACCAGAAGAAAGGCCTCGCCGAAGCGGCCGTTTCGGAGCAGAAGTTTGCGGTGGAAGCCAAGGGCATCGAAGCCAAGGCCGACGCCATGAAAAAGCTCGACGGGGTGGGCAAAGACCACGAGGAATTCAAACTGCGTCTCGACAAAGAAAAGTCGGTGGAGCTGGCCCAAATCAGCATCCAGAAAGACATTGCTGCCTCGCAGGCCGATGTTATCGGCGAAGCCCTCAAAGCTGCCAAAATCGACATCGTGGGTGGCGAGACGATGTTCTTCGACCAGATTATCGGCTCGATAACCAAAGGCAAAATGGTGGACCGCGCCGTGCACAACTCCGAAGTGCTCGGTACGGTGAAAGACGCTTTCTTTTCTCTCGACGGGGGCGGCGACTTCAAGTCCAACCTGCGCCGCTTCATCGACCAGTTCGGCCTCAGCTCCGAGGATATGAAAAACCTTAGCGTCTCGGCCCTGCTCCTGAAGCTGATGAACAAAGCCGGCGACGATGCCACCCGCAACACCATCACGCAACTAGCCAGCACCGCGCAGGCTTTAGGTATCGGCGACAAGCCAGTGAAGATGTTGGAGCTGAAGTAA
- a CDS encoding XRE family transcriptional regulator, producing MSYVGKNIRKIRTVKKLSQAAFAELFGLARPSVGAYEEGRSEPKMETLIQIAQHFGLSVDLLLTKELTVNELYHFDIFKQQGAPAQAPAAPTTAAADLQKAVTPFVPADRLLEYIVQHHNSSFLDSLPPLTFPHQLGPATRAFEIVGAEMQHQQQGLRHQDVVLCRRVDLAEPTLRVHRIYAFVTQNRLLVRRLSERLANNVVKLRADNPDYGAEEFALDQALEIWEVKAVFTTHLRPPSTMEERVTRLERQVEELLARLG from the coding sequence ATGTCTTACGTTGGAAAAAACATCCGCAAGATAAGAACTGTCAAAAAGCTCAGTCAGGCAGCTTTTGCAGAGCTTTTTGGTTTGGCTAGGCCAAGTGTTGGTGCCTACGAGGAAGGCCGCTCCGAGCCAAAAATGGAAACCCTGATCCAAATTGCTCAGCATTTTGGCTTATCAGTTGACTTGCTACTAACGAAAGAACTAACGGTAAATGAGCTGTATCATTTCGACATCTTCAAGCAGCAAGGTGCTCCCGCTCAAGCACCCGCTGCCCCTACCACTGCCGCCGCCGACCTACAGAAAGCTGTAACACCGTTCGTGCCCGCCGACCGGCTGCTAGAGTACATTGTACAGCATCATAATTCCAGCTTTCTGGATTCGTTGCCGCCGCTCACGTTCCCACACCAGCTTGGGCCCGCCACACGCGCGTTCGAAATAGTGGGCGCCGAAATGCAGCATCAGCAACAAGGGCTGCGGCACCAAGATGTGGTGCTGTGCCGCCGGGTTGATTTGGCCGAGCCCACCTTGCGGGTGCACCGCATCTACGCTTTCGTCACGCAGAACCGCTTGCTGGTGCGGCGCCTGTCCGAGCGGCTCGCCAACAACGTGGTCAAGCTCCGGGCCGACAACCCTGACTACGGCGCCGAGGAATTTGCCTTAGACCAAGCGCTGGAAATTTGGGAAGTGAAGGCCGTCTTTACCACCCACCTGCGGCCACCATCCACCATGGAAGAACGCGTAACGCGGCTGGAACGGCAAGTGGAAGAGTTGCTGGCGCGGCTAGGTTGA
- the uvrA gene encoding excinuclease ABC subunit UvrA: MAKQAQPNTTQPFIGFVRVRGAREHNLKNIDVEIPRDALVVFTGVSGSGKSSLAFGTLYAEAQRRYLESVSPYARRLFHQMSVPEVDAIEGLPPAVALQQQRGTPTTRSSVGSVTTLSNLVRMLYSRAGDYPAGQGIIYAEAFSPNTAEGACPTCHGLGRTYEVTEESMVPDDSLTIRERAIAAWPQAWGGQNQRDILVTLGYDVDRPWRDLPQKDRDWILFTDDQPVVPVYPGYSPSETQRALKRREPPNYMGTFSSAKRHVLHTFATTQSPLMKKRALQYMLSTECPLCHGKRLRPESLSVKFAGLDIAELSTLPLKRVAHLLQPYAQGTATGRKKQDAVHPEQAIVAQRIAADLCARLGVLLDLGLGYLSLERSTPTLSPGELQRLRLATQLYSNLFGVVYVLDEPSAGLHPSDTEALLAALAELKRAGNSLFVVEHNLDVVRQADWLVDVGPAAGEQGGEVLYSGPPAGLAAVDASQTRRYLFNANKTEQPTHQARMPTGWLQLAGVTRNNLNQLDVAFPLGVFTTVTGVSGSGKSSLVSQVLVELVAEYLGLEVAAEEEEGTDPLERAAPPETGGRIAAGMEHIKRLVRVDQKPIGRTPRSNMATYTGLFDHVRKLFAATPAARKRRYDAGRFSFNVAKGRCENCQGEGFVMVELLFLPSVYAPCPVCQGARYNAQTLEVTYRDKHIAEVLALTVDAAWEFFADEPPVHRALTVLREVGLGYLRLGQPATELSGGEAQRIKLATELQRTQRGNSLYVLDEPTTGLHPADVEKLLTQLDGLVEAGNTVIVVEHDMRVVASSDYVLDMGPGAGDEGGLVVAAGTPSEVAAAKHSRTAPFLARFLAGTFK; the protein is encoded by the coding sequence ATGGCCAAACAAGCACAACCTAATACCACACAGCCGTTTATCGGATTCGTGCGCGTCCGCGGCGCCCGGGAGCACAACCTCAAGAACATCGACGTCGAGATACCGCGCGATGCGTTAGTGGTGTTTACCGGCGTTTCGGGTTCCGGCAAATCATCGTTGGCTTTCGGAACCTTGTACGCGGAGGCCCAACGGCGCTACCTGGAGTCGGTTTCGCCGTATGCCCGGCGGTTGTTTCACCAGATGTCGGTGCCGGAGGTGGATGCCATTGAGGGGTTGCCGCCGGCTGTAGCCTTGCAACAGCAGCGCGGCACGCCCACCACCCGTTCCTCGGTGGGCAGTGTCACCACGCTTTCCAACTTGGTGCGCATGCTGTACTCGCGGGCCGGCGACTACCCCGCGGGGCAGGGCATCATCTACGCCGAAGCCTTTTCCCCGAACACGGCTGAGGGCGCCTGCCCCACCTGCCACGGCTTGGGCCGCACCTACGAGGTGACAGAGGAGTCGATGGTGCCCGACGATTCGCTTACGATTCGGGAGCGGGCCATTGCGGCGTGGCCCCAGGCCTGGGGTGGCCAAAACCAGCGCGACATCCTCGTTACGCTCGGCTACGACGTGGACCGGCCCTGGCGCGACCTGCCCCAGAAAGACCGGGACTGGATATTATTCACCGACGACCAACCTGTAGTGCCCGTGTACCCGGGCTACTCGCCAAGTGAAACCCAACGGGCCCTCAAGCGCCGGGAGCCACCTAACTACATGGGTACGTTCAGCAGCGCCAAGCGGCACGTGCTGCACACCTTTGCTACCACCCAAAGCCCCTTGATGAAAAAGCGGGCCTTGCAGTACATGCTAAGCACCGAGTGCCCGCTGTGCCACGGTAAGCGGCTGCGGCCAGAGTCCTTGTCGGTGAAGTTTGCGGGGCTCGATATTGCGGAGCTTTCCACGCTGCCCCTAAAGCGGGTGGCGCACCTGTTGCAACCCTACGCCCAGGGCACCGCCACGGGCCGCAAAAAGCAAGATGCCGTTCATCCCGAGCAAGCCATTGTCGCGCAACGCATAGCCGCCGACTTGTGCGCCCGGCTCGGGGTGCTGCTGGATTTGGGATTGGGGTATCTGTCGTTGGAGCGCAGCACGCCTACGTTGTCGCCGGGGGAGCTGCAACGGCTACGGCTGGCCACGCAGCTGTATTCCAACCTGTTTGGGGTGGTGTATGTGCTGGATGAACCGTCGGCGGGGCTGCACCCTTCTGATACGGAGGCGTTGCTGGCCGCCCTGGCCGAGCTGAAACGGGCTGGCAACTCGCTGTTCGTGGTGGAGCATAACCTGGACGTGGTCCGGCAGGCCGATTGGCTGGTGGACGTAGGGCCCGCGGCTGGGGAGCAAGGCGGCGAAGTCCTGTATAGTGGCCCACCCGCGGGGCTGGCCGCCGTGGACGCTTCGCAGACACGGCGCTACCTGTTCAACGCCAACAAAACCGAACAGCCCACCCACCAGGCCCGCATGCCTACCGGCTGGTTGCAGCTGGCTGGCGTCACGCGCAACAACCTCAACCAGTTGGATGTGGCGTTTCCACTGGGCGTGTTCACCACCGTTACGGGGGTGTCCGGTTCGGGCAAGTCGAGCTTGGTGAGCCAGGTGCTGGTGGAGCTAGTGGCCGAGTACTTAGGGCTAGAGGTAGCTGCCGAGGAGGAGGAAGGCACTGACCCACTGGAGCGCGCCGCGCCGCCTGAAACCGGCGGACGCATTGCCGCTGGCATGGAGCACATCAAGCGCCTTGTGCGCGTCGACCAAAAGCCTATCGGCCGCACGCCCCGCTCCAACATGGCCACCTATACCGGCCTCTTCGACCACGTTCGCAAGCTGTTTGCGGCCACCCCGGCGGCGCGTAAGCGGCGCTATGATGCGGGACGGTTCTCCTTCAACGTAGCAAAAGGCCGCTGTGAGAACTGCCAGGGCGAGGGCTTTGTGATGGTGGAATTGTTGTTTCTGCCGAGCGTGTATGCGCCCTGTCCAGTTTGCCAGGGCGCCCGCTATAATGCCCAAACGCTGGAAGTAACCTACCGCGACAAACACATTGCGGAAGTGCTGGCCCTAACGGTGGACGCCGCCTGGGAATTCTTCGCCGACGAGCCACCGGTACACCGCGCCCTTACGGTGCTGCGCGAAGTAGGCCTGGGCTATCTGCGCCTCGGGCAGCCGGCCACCGAGCTATCGGGTGGGGAGGCCCAGCGCATTAAGCTAGCGACGGAGCTGCAACGAACTCAGCGCGGCAACTCACTCTACGTCCTCGACGAGCCCACCACCGGCCTGCATCCTGCCGACGTGGAGAAGCTGCTAACCCAGCTCGATGGCTTGGTGGAAGCTGGCAACACCGTCATCGTAGTGGAGCACGACATGCGCGTAGTAGCAAGCAGCGACTACGTGCTGGATATGGGGCCCGGTGCCGGCGACGAAGGCGGCCTCGTAGTCGCTGCCGGCACACCCTCAGAAGTAGCCGCAGCAAAACACAGCCGTACGGCGCCGTTTCTGGCGCGCTTCTTAGCCGGCACGTTTAAATAA
- a CDS encoding PH domain-containing protein: MLKIFKSAVSWWLVGPIFLFLMGVPLISWQHPAAFLTSAAMCWLTSAYVFYMMRTTLYTLTPTHLVVQCGLWRMQVALDSITKVMPTRNPLSSPAFSLDRLEISYGKYDTVLVSPVNKLNFLQALHQLNPTIQLPL, from the coding sequence ATGCTGAAAATCTTCAAATCGGCGGTCAGCTGGTGGTTGGTTGGACCCATTTTCCTCTTTCTGATGGGCGTGCCTTTGATAAGCTGGCAACACCCCGCTGCGTTTCTCACTAGTGCTGCAATGTGTTGGCTGACATCAGCTTATGTCTTCTACATGATGCGCACCACCCTCTACACCCTTACGCCCACGCACCTAGTGGTGCAATGCGGACTTTGGCGGATGCAGGTGGCTTTGGATAGCATTACCAAGGTGATGCCCACGCGCAACCCACTTAGCTCGCCGGCCTTTTCACTCGACCGGTTGGAAATCAGCTACGGCAAGTACGATACGGTTCTGGTTTCTCCCGTCAACAAGCTCAACTTTTTACAGGCCTTGCATCAACTTAACCCGACTATTCAGCTTCCTTTGTAA